The following proteins are co-located in the Scomber scombrus chromosome 2, fScoSco1.1, whole genome shotgun sequence genome:
- the afmid gene encoding kynurenine formamidase, whose translation MTHLTEMTKDELERQYSPSRWSHRMSADDVIKAHVKALKEGTERARGLAQTLLNVPYGEGDGEKLDAYIPSTNSLDLPLVIYLHGGYWQFLSKEESGFMAVPLMDKGVVVVAVGYDIAPKGNMDLMVSQVRRSVVSVVQQYSHISGLYLCGHSAGAHLAAMVLSTDWSQYSITPQIKGAFLVSGIYDLLPILSTYVNEPLKMTEEVAVRNSPSKLVPQLKLSSSSCHLVVAVAQNDSPEFRKQSEEYYKTLEESGLNVTMEDVPNTDHFNIIEQLVDGDYHLTKLLLKMMGKS comes from the exons ATGACACACCTGACTGAAATGACAAAAGAT GAGCTTGAGAGGCAGTATTCACCCAGCCGGTGGTCGCACAGGATGTCGGCAGACGACGTGATCAAGGCCCATGTAAAGGCTTTAAAGGAAG GTACGGAGCGTGCCCGTGGTCTGGCTCAAACTTTACTCAACGTGCCATatggagagggagatggagagaaattGGATGCCTACATACCCAGCACCAATTCTCTAG ATCTCCCCCTTGTTATTTACCTTCATGGAGGTTATTGGCAGTTTCTCAG CAAGGAGGAGTCAGGATTCATGGCTGTTCCACTCATGGATAAAGGTGTAGTGGTGGTTGCTGTCGGCTATGACATCGCCCCCAAAG GTAACATGGACTTGATGGTGTCTCAAGTACGCAGGAGTGTTGTGTCTGTTGTTCAGCAGTATTCTCACATCAG TGGTCTGTACCTGTGTGGCCACTCTGCTGGGGCTCACCTGGCTGCGATGGTTCTCTCCACCGACTGGTCGCAGTACAGCATAACCCCTCAGATCAAAG GTGCTTTCCTCGTCAGCGGTATATATGACCTACTGCCCATCCTGTCCACCTACGTCAACGAGCCTCTGAAGATGACAGA GGAGGTGGCGGTGAGAAACAGCCCCAGCAAGCTGGTCCCTCAGCTCAAACTCTCGTCCTCCAGCTGCCACCTCGTTGTCGCTGTCGCTCAGAACGACTCGCCGGAGTTTCGAAAGCAATCGGAAGAATATTACAAA ACTTTGGAGGAGTCTGGACTGAATGTGACCATGGAGGATGTGCCCAACACAGACCACTTCAATATCATTGAGCAACTGGTAGATGGGGACTATCACCTAACGAAG CTTCTGCTGAAGATGATGGGGAAGAGCTGA